A stretch of Desulfotalea psychrophila LSv54 DNA encodes these proteins:
- a CDS encoding ABC transporter permease, producing the protein MLSLKLAYRNLLGAGLRTWLNAIVLSMVYVIIIWQQGLLDGWKQQALRDMLNWEIGGGQYWQQNYDPYDPLSLEESHAPVPRALQDSKDATPILIVQATIYPQGRMQSCLLKGITPKQEILHLPSADLQLQTPEIPILLGTRMAESTNLQKGDTVTIRWRDAHGVFDAAEGKVVAIMKTNVPAIDQGQLWLPLERLQAMMQLAGEASIIVMDQETKDHGPQKGFIFRDREFLSQDFNAILQVENISGYILYTILLSLALLAIFDTQVLAIFRRRREIGTLIALGMPRGAIIRLFTLEGTMHGILAIFVAAIYGIPLLYIQATWGIPMPEITDSYGLAISDRIFPIYGASLIFTTIFIVMVIVTIVSFIPARKISHLSATDAIKGKLP; encoded by the coding sequence ATGCTCTCTCTAAAGCTGGCCTACCGCAATCTGCTCGGCGCAGGCCTACGCACCTGGCTCAATGCTATTGTCCTCTCCATGGTCTATGTGATCATCATCTGGCAACAGGGCCTGCTGGATGGTTGGAAGCAACAGGCCCTCCGCGATATGCTCAACTGGGAAATCGGTGGCGGCCAGTACTGGCAGCAAAACTATGATCCCTATGACCCTCTTTCTCTGGAGGAAAGTCATGCCCCTGTGCCAAGGGCATTACAGGACTCAAAGGACGCGACTCCCATCCTTATCGTCCAGGCGACCATCTACCCCCAAGGTCGGATGCAAAGCTGCCTGCTCAAGGGCATTACACCAAAACAAGAGATTCTTCATTTGCCAAGCGCTGACCTGCAACTGCAGACCCCAGAGATTCCAATTTTACTCGGTACCCGGATGGCTGAAAGTACCAACCTGCAAAAGGGTGACACGGTAACCATTCGCTGGCGTGATGCCCATGGTGTTTTTGATGCCGCCGAGGGAAAGGTGGTGGCTATCATGAAGACCAATGTTCCGGCCATTGACCAAGGGCAACTGTGGCTACCATTGGAGCGTCTCCAGGCTATGATGCAGCTAGCAGGAGAGGCAAGTATCATTGTCATGGACCAGGAGACAAAGGACCATGGTCCGCAAAAGGGCTTTATCTTTCGGGACAGAGAATTTCTAAGCCAAGACTTTAATGCCATACTACAGGTGGAAAATATCAGCGGCTATATCCTCTATACAATCCTCCTCTCTCTGGCCCTACTGGCAATATTTGATACCCAGGTGCTAGCCATATTCCGTCGGCGCAGGGAGATAGGCACCCTCATCGCCCTTGGCATGCCACGGGGAGCAATCATCCGCCTCTTCACTCTGGAAGGCACAATGCATGGTATTCTTGCCATATTTGTGGCCGCAATATACGGCATCCCCCTACTCTATATACAGGCCACTTGGGGAATTCCCATGCCGGAGATAACAGATAGCTATGGACTGGCCATCAGCGACAGGATCTTTCCCATCTACGGTGCCAGCCTGATTTTTACTACCATTTTCATTGTTATGGTTATTGTCACCATCGTCAGCTTTATTCCAGCCCGCAAAATTTCCCATCTCAGCGCCACCGATGCCATCAAGGGGAAACTACCATGA
- a CDS encoding EF-hand domain-containing protein: MKKIIGIIVLCQFFLGSAVFATNYPEVRGTWGGMATKLNPKGETKTGKAVFVINKQEGPLFSGEKLWFGKKSSVVKEAFSGVIGVDGTSLYFAEMEGFARGQFTSPQTMSIYYLESGKKRTAIYYQMERVRFAKGFVAIDKDGDQTIMRSEITTSYPLNAERIIREADANKDGKLSKKEWNSWKSDKG, from the coding sequence ATGAAAAAGATCATCGGTATCATTGTTCTATGTCAGTTTTTTCTCGGTTCTGCCGTTTTTGCGACCAACTACCCGGAGGTACGGGGTACATGGGGTGGTATGGCGACAAAACTGAATCCAAAAGGGGAGACCAAGACAGGAAAGGCTGTCTTTGTTATCAATAAGCAGGAAGGGCCCCTCTTTTCAGGAGAAAAACTCTGGTTCGGCAAAAAAAGCTCTGTTGTCAAAGAAGCTTTCTCCGGCGTTATCGGTGTCGATGGCACCAGTCTTTACTTTGCAGAGATGGAAGGCTTTGCCAGAGGACAATTCACAAGCCCACAGACCATGTCTATCTACTATCTGGAAAGTGGCAAAAAAAGAACCGCAATATACTATCAGATGGAGAGAGTTCGCTTTGCCAAGGGCTTCGTAGCAATAGACAAGGATGGCGACCAGACCATTATGCGCTCAGAGATCACAACCAGTTATCCATTAAATGCCGAGCGCATTATCCGTGAAGCTGATGCAAATAAAGATGGCAAATTAAGCAAAAAAGAGTGGAACTCGTGGAAGAGTGACAAGGGCTGA
- the nadC gene encoding carboxylating nicotinate-nucleotide diphosphorylase: MDKNTLRSTLLNFLAEDIGRGDITSESIFPAKQQGKAHLVARQPMVVAGADAVAGEVFRVQNDSILVENAIADGTHIEKGDIILTVSGPVVDLLKAERVALNLLQRLSAIATMTSLFVQAVEGTGVRITDTRKTTPGLRMLEKYAVLAGGGSNHRFNLADGVMIKDNHIAACGSLTAAVERARLAIPHTIKIEVETDTLPQVEECVACGADIIMLDNMSLADMKTAVAMIDGRALVEASGGVTLKTVADIATTGVDIISSGALTHSVISCDIGMDWSMENL; this comes from the coding sequence ATGGATAAGAATACATTACGAAGCACCCTGCTCAATTTTCTCGCCGAAGATATTGGCCGGGGAGATATCACCAGCGAATCCATCTTCCCCGCCAAGCAACAGGGCAAAGCCCATCTGGTTGCTCGTCAGCCCATGGTTGTTGCCGGTGCCGACGCTGTAGCAGGTGAAGTTTTTCGCGTACAAAACGACTCTATTCTCGTTGAGAATGCCATAGCAGATGGCACCCACATAGAGAAGGGCGATATCATCCTCACTGTTTCAGGACCCGTTGTTGACCTGCTTAAAGCGGAACGAGTTGCACTTAACCTCCTCCAACGTCTTTCAGCCATTGCCACCATGACCTCCCTTTTTGTCCAGGCAGTGGAAGGAACCGGAGTACGGATTACCGATACCCGCAAGACCACTCCCGGTCTGCGCATGCTGGAAAAATATGCTGTTTTAGCCGGTGGTGGCAGTAACCACCGTTTTAACCTTGCCGATGGGGTCATGATCAAGGATAATCATATTGCAGCTTGTGGATCTCTCACAGCAGCTGTCGAGCGTGCTCGGCTTGCTATCCCTCATACCATCAAGATTGAAGTCGAGACCGACACCCTGCCACAGGTAGAAGAGTGTGTTGCCTGTGGCGCAGATATTATTATGCTTGATAATATGTCTCTGGCAGATATGAAAACCGCCGTAGCCATGATTGACGGTCGTGCTCTCGTCGAGGCCTCCGGCGGAGTCACCCTGAAAACAGTGGCAGACATTGCCACAACGGGGGTGGATATTATCTCAAGTGGTGCCTTAACCCACTCTGTCATTTCCTGTGATATAGGAATGGATTGGAGTATGGAGAACCTGTAA
- a CDS encoding chemotaxis protein CheB, protein MKRYSAIVIGASAGGIHALKQILSQLEADFQTPILIVQHIGNEPESYLVPLFKECCSLTVVEAHDKEPIAPGTIYFAPPNYHLLLEEERTIALSADERVNFSRPSIDRLFQTAAAAYCDELIGIILTGANSDGAAGLNDIYKNGGLTIVQSPETAAIDIMPRAALAKTNADHILILEEIAPFLKFIDSLK, encoded by the coding sequence ATGAAGAGGTATAGTGCAATTGTTATAGGTGCTTCGGCCGGTGGCATTCATGCTCTAAAGCAGATATTATCACAGCTAGAAGCAGATTTCCAAACACCCATCCTGATTGTTCAGCATATCGGCAATGAACCAGAGAGCTATTTAGTGCCCCTCTTCAAGGAGTGCTGCTCGCTGACCGTGGTAGAGGCTCATGACAAGGAGCCTATTGCTCCGGGAACTATCTATTTTGCCCCACCGAACTATCATCTTTTGCTCGAAGAGGAACGGACGATTGCCCTGTCTGCGGATGAACGGGTGAATTTTTCCCGACCCTCAATAGACCGTCTGTTTCAAACGGCTGCCGCCGCCTACTGCGACGAGCTCATAGGTATCATTCTCACTGGCGCCAATTCTGACGGAGCTGCAGGCCTGAATGATATTTATAAAAATGGGGGGCTTACCATTGTCCAGTCCCCGGAAACAGCGGCTATCGATATAATGCCCCGGGCGGCCTTGGCAAAAACCAATGCAGACCATATCCTGATCCTTGAAGAAATTGCCCCTTTTTTGAAATTTATTGACTCCCTAAAGTAA
- a CDS encoding ABC transporter ATP-binding protein: MDNSNIITINGLTKKFPIGDREFTALSNVTLSFTRGEFTGLVGPSGSGKTTLLNIIGSLDIPTKGSATVLGHSIKELSHSQASQLRNKSLGFIFQTYNLLPVYTVFENVEFPLLLLKTPARERNKMVLQALEAVGLTDKAQSRPSQLSGGESQRVAIARAMVKSPEIVLADEPTANLDAKNSHHILQTMVKLNREFNTTFIFASHDEKVIGYLRRKISLDDGRVVADEYIERPVHLARMETNYGGEMPCSL, encoded by the coding sequence ATGGATAACTCTAACATTATCACCATCAACGGCCTAACAAAAAAATTCCCCATTGGCGACAGAGAGTTTACCGCCCTGAGTAACGTGACCCTCTCCTTTACCAGAGGCGAATTCACCGGCCTAGTCGGGCCCAGTGGCTCGGGGAAAACAACACTGCTCAATATTATCGGTTCACTGGATATACCGACCAAGGGAAGCGCTACTGTGTTGGGCCACTCCATCAAGGAACTAAGCCATAGCCAGGCATCGCAGTTGCGAAACAAGAGCCTGGGATTTATCTTCCAAACCTACAACCTCCTGCCCGTCTATACGGTTTTCGAAAATGTCGAGTTCCCTCTCCTCTTACTAAAAACACCGGCCAGAGAACGAAATAAAATGGTTCTGCAGGCCCTGGAGGCAGTTGGCTTAACCGATAAGGCTCAATCTCGTCCGTCCCAGCTCTCCGGCGGCGAAAGCCAACGAGTAGCCATTGCCCGGGCCATGGTCAAATCCCCGGAAATTGTCCTGGCCGATGAACCTACCGCCAATCTGGATGCCAAAAACTCCCACCACATTCTCCAGACCATGGTCAAGCTGAACAGAGAATTCAATACAACCTTTATCTTTGCCAGTCACGACGAGAAGGTTATCGGCTATCTTCGACGTAAAATTTCTCTCGACGATGGCAGGGTGGTGGCAGACGAATATATTGAAAGACCTGTTCACCTAGCACGAATGGAGACAAATTATGGGGGAGAGATGCCATGCTCTCTCTAA
- a CDS encoding response regulator, whose translation MHLSNVPIRLKLQFLFLLTGVLPLIIIGFLYSQWTETSLVQEATNKLLSIQDIHRDQIEDHFVNDLAAIQVFASSKDTYNTFTALKKYHSQPEGLATFSKKIQGITEHLANYTKRYNYEDIYLIDAEHGDVLFSLNTKAVVWKRLDSRQYKDTVLAKTWRKALGAEGTVITDFEPFFHDSSKQMAFIGYPVFGEDNHKIGVILIRFSADFISQIIESTRGMGETGESYIITPQDQTGKFELRSNLRTMGDGKFVVGYTFTKNLSYWADAEKAGLAGGHSMCSDSADTEVLVAYNLLEIDGLDWYLISKIDNHEITAPIRAIYKKFGLVVVVCIFFISIIAWLLSRNFTRPIIAEIEFANNISHGKLGERLEIERNDELGTLAASLNNMSEKLQKIDWMKSGRESLDNDLRGDLALDELSKRAIRFFVKHMNIAMGAIYLNDGHILELRSSYAFSDRKGNFSTFKFGEGLVGQAALENELLSFSNLVEDAPAINYGIGEEIPGYFVAAPLAIEGDIVGVILFASINRFTKIQRDFIEQSSANLAVILNAAQSRMRIATLLDQSQEQQRELASSNRALGSQARALKESETELQAQQEELRITNEELEEQTRALKQSEAELQAQQEELRVANEELQQRTGALEKQRKEISTKNIELLDAQKIVEGKVDELETSGKYKSEFLANMSHELRTPLNSILILSQLLSTNKAGNLSDKQVESAGAIHSSGAELLNLINDILDLSKVEAGKVELIIEEIPFKRIEADLHRLYKDLAHDKGISFDITLNPQLPQTLKTDSQRLQQVLRNLITNSFKFTLQGSVSLEIEPAPAEQLLNTRLEGQKAIVFAVKDDGIGIPQAQQQNIFEAFQQVDGSTSRKYGGTGLGLSISKELTKLLGGFITLSSVEDEGSTFRITLPLNNQAIATDTPEEKLETEDGEKQPARKEIKKTPPSKEETICPITNKASVDIEDDRGQINSDSKSLLIIEDDENFSRVLRDIGRDRGFACILASDGETGLALADHYTPSAIILDIGLPGIDGWTVMERLKDNSKLRHIPVHFMSASDSSMDAMRMGAIGYLTKPVSMEKVEETLAKLENVISRSVKRLLLVEDDKIQRESIIELIGNSDVKTTAVDSGAGAILELNRERYDCMILDLGLGDMSGFELLEKIRQSESLYRLPIIIYTGRDLTQTEEAQLNKYAETIIVKGVKSPERLLDESALFLHRVEADLPEEKQQMLKLIHNKEAVLKGRKILLVDDDMRNVFALSSVLEERGINIVVARDGIECLEKLKEQDHFDAVLMDIMMPRMDGYEAMQEIRKNIQHKKLPIIALTAKAMKGDRSKCIEAGASDYLAKPVDADKLISMLRVWLY comes from the coding sequence GTGCACTTGAGTAATGTTCCAATTAGATTAAAGCTACAGTTTCTTTTTCTTTTAACTGGGGTTCTTCCCCTGATTATTATTGGCTTTTTATACAGCCAATGGACCGAAACCTCTCTGGTACAAGAGGCAACGAATAAGCTCTTATCAATACAAGACATCCACAGAGACCAGATAGAAGATCATTTCGTAAATGATCTTGCCGCCATTCAGGTCTTTGCCAGTTCCAAAGATACGTATAACACCTTCACCGCTCTAAAGAAATACCACAGTCAACCCGAAGGACTTGCTACCTTTAGTAAAAAAATTCAGGGCATTACTGAACACCTGGCAAACTATACCAAGCGCTATAATTACGAAGATATCTATCTGATTGATGCGGAGCATGGTGATGTTTTATTTTCCCTGAACACAAAAGCAGTCGTATGGAAGCGGCTGGATAGTCGCCAATACAAGGACACCGTTCTGGCCAAAACATGGCGGAAGGCCTTGGGCGCAGAGGGGACTGTGATCACCGATTTCGAACCTTTTTTCCATGATAGTAGCAAGCAAATGGCCTTCATAGGCTATCCTGTTTTTGGAGAGGATAACCATAAAATAGGCGTTATCCTGATACGGTTTAGCGCAGATTTCATCTCCCAGATTATTGAATCTACTCGCGGAATGGGGGAGACAGGAGAATCATATATAATTACCCCACAAGATCAAACTGGTAAATTTGAATTACGCAGTAACCTGAGAACAATGGGGGATGGTAAATTTGTTGTCGGCTATACCTTTACCAAGAACCTCAGTTACTGGGCTGATGCAGAGAAAGCTGGCCTGGCAGGCGGACACAGTATGTGTAGCGACAGCGCCGATACAGAGGTACTTGTAGCCTATAACCTGCTCGAAATAGATGGGCTGGACTGGTATTTAATATCAAAAATTGACAACCATGAGATCACTGCGCCAATCCGGGCAATTTACAAAAAGTTCGGCCTTGTTGTTGTAGTATGTATCTTTTTTATAAGTATTATTGCCTGGTTACTCTCAAGAAATTTCACCCGTCCTATTATTGCCGAAATTGAATTTGCCAATAATATCTCCCATGGCAAACTCGGAGAAAGACTTGAGATAGAACGAAATGATGAGCTTGGCACCCTGGCAGCTTCACTGAACAATATGTCAGAAAAACTGCAAAAGATTGACTGGATGAAGTCGGGACGAGAATCTCTTGACAACGACCTGCGCGGAGACCTAGCCCTCGATGAATTGAGCAAAAGAGCCATACGCTTTTTTGTTAAACATATGAATATTGCCATGGGAGCGATTTACCTCAACGATGGCCACATACTAGAGCTACGCTCCTCCTATGCCTTTTCCGACAGAAAGGGCAACTTCAGCACCTTTAAATTCGGTGAAGGCCTAGTGGGCCAGGCAGCTTTAGAAAATGAGCTCCTCTCTTTCTCGAACCTGGTCGAGGATGCCCCTGCTATTAATTATGGTATTGGTGAAGAAATCCCCGGCTATTTCGTTGCAGCGCCTCTCGCCATAGAGGGTGATATTGTCGGGGTAATACTCTTTGCCTCCATTAACAGGTTTACAAAAATACAGAGAGATTTTATTGAGCAAAGCTCTGCTAATCTTGCTGTAATTCTCAATGCTGCCCAATCAAGAATGCGCATAGCTACGCTTCTTGACCAATCCCAGGAGCAACAACGAGAACTGGCATCCTCTAACAGGGCACTGGGAAGCCAGGCAAGGGCCCTTAAAGAGTCGGAGACAGAGCTCCAAGCCCAACAGGAAGAGTTACGGATTACCAATGAGGAGCTTGAAGAACAGACCCGCGCCTTAAAGCAATCTGAGGCAGAACTTCAGGCCCAACAGGAGGAGTTACGGGTTGCCAACGAGGAACTCCAGCAAAGAACCGGGGCACTGGAAAAACAGAGAAAAGAAATTTCTACCAAGAACATTGAACTGCTGGATGCCCAAAAGATTGTCGAAGGAAAAGTTGACGAGCTGGAAACATCCGGCAAATATAAGTCAGAATTCCTGGCAAATATGTCCCATGAGCTCCGAACGCCCCTTAACAGTATACTTATCTTATCCCAACTGCTTTCGACCAATAAAGCAGGCAACCTCAGCGATAAACAGGTTGAATCGGCAGGGGCAATCCACTCCTCCGGGGCAGAGTTACTCAACCTGATCAATGATATTCTTGATCTGTCAAAGGTGGAGGCGGGTAAGGTTGAGCTGATAATTGAAGAAATTCCCTTCAAGCGAATTGAAGCTGACCTGCACAGGCTGTATAAGGATCTGGCCCACGACAAAGGTATATCCTTTGATATCACTCTCAACCCCCAGTTACCACAGACCCTAAAAACAGATTCGCAGAGATTACAGCAGGTACTACGTAATCTGATAACAAACTCCTTTAAGTTTACCCTGCAAGGCTCTGTCTCCCTGGAAATCGAGCCAGCTCCGGCAGAGCAACTCCTGAACACAAGACTTGAGGGACAGAAGGCCATTGTTTTTGCTGTTAAAGATGATGGCATTGGCATACCGCAGGCACAGCAGCAAAATATCTTTGAAGCCTTCCAACAGGTAGATGGCTCCACCAGCAGGAAATACGGAGGAACGGGACTTGGACTCTCCATATCCAAGGAGCTGACTAAACTGTTGGGCGGTTTTATCACCCTCAGCTCTGTTGAGGATGAAGGAAGCACCTTTAGGATAACACTACCTCTGAACAACCAGGCTATTGCAACAGATACCCCTGAGGAAAAGCTTGAAACTGAAGACGGCGAGAAACAGCCTGCTCGCAAAGAAATTAAAAAAACGCCCCCCTCTAAAGAAGAGACTATTTGCCCTATAACCAATAAAGCATCTGTTGACATAGAGGACGATAGAGGGCAGATAAACAGTGACAGCAAAAGTCTGCTCATCATTGAAGATGACGAAAACTTTTCACGGGTACTTCGGGATATAGGCAGGGATCGTGGCTTTGCCTGTATTTTGGCAAGTGACGGAGAAACAGGCTTAGCTCTGGCAGATCATTATACCCCCAGTGCCATAATACTTGATATTGGCCTGCCAGGTATTGATGGCTGGACAGTTATGGAGCGTCTCAAGGATAATTCGAAACTGCGTCATATTCCGGTTCACTTTATGTCCGCCTCCGACAGCTCCATGGATGCCATGCGCATGGGAGCCATCGGCTACCTAACAAAGCCTGTATCCATGGAAAAAGTCGAAGAGACCTTAGCAAAGCTTGAAAACGTCATCTCAAGATCGGTAAAGCGACTACTCCTTGTGGAAGATGACAAGATTCAACGTGAGAGCATCATAGAGTTAATTGGTAATTCTGATGTTAAAACCACCGCCGTTGATTCCGGGGCAGGAGCAATCCTTGAGCTGAACAGAGAACGCTATGATTGCATGATTCTTGATCTTGGCCTGGGAGATATGTCTGGCTTTGAACTCCTGGAGAAAATCAGACAAAGCGAATCTCTCTACAGGCTTCCTATTATTATCTATACGGGCCGTGATCTTACCCAAACCGAAGAGGCACAGCTCAATAAATATGCTGAAACGATTATTGTCAAAGGCGTAAAGTCACCGGAGAGACTGCTGGACGAATCAGCCCTTTTTCTGCATAGGGTCGAGGCAGACTTACCCGAAGAAAAACAGCAGATGCTTAAGCTTATTCACAACAAGGAGGCTGTTTTAAAAGGTCGAAAGATCCTCCTTGTTGACGATGATATGCGCAATGTCTTTGCCCTTTCTAGTGTTCTAGAGGAACGAGGTATTAATATCGTTGTGGCAAGAGACGGTATTGAGTGCCTTGAGAAATTAAAGGAGCAGGACCATTTTGATGCTGTTTTAATGGATATAATGATGCCACGAATGGATGGCTATGAGGCTATGCAGGAGATCCGCAAAAATATACAGCACAAAAAATTACCCATAATAGCCTTAACCGCAAAGGCCATGAAGGGCGATCGAAGTAAGTGTATTGAGGCCGGAGCCAGTGATTATTTGGCCAAGCCTGTGGATGCTGACAAGCTCATCTCAATGTTGCGGGTATGGTTGTACTGA
- a CDS encoding GGDEF domain-containing response regulator, giving the protein MTQIKILIVDDRPENLLVLESLIDNAEIELVKATSGNAALAATLDHDFALVLLDVQMPGMDGYEVAELMRCNKNTKNIPIIFVTAEHKEKAQIFKGYDSGAVDYLFKPLEPVILKGKIGVFLELYQHKEELEKKSIELDNRLCELEELQQQLEETNEQLTLLSTRDGLTGLLNRRYFDEIYQEELQRSLRLGSELSLLLIDVDNFKAYNDSFGHLVGDNALKAVANALCKSVKRHVDRVARYGGEEFVVILPDTDLKGAEHVAERMRNEVLGLQVSHPRNKPQGLLTISLGVSSVIPKADIELNTLLSVADARLYAAKNAGRNCWRSAIDLPMLAETLP; this is encoded by the coding sequence ATGACACAGATAAAAATTCTTATAGTTGATGACAGGCCGGAAAACCTCTTGGTCCTGGAATCACTTATCGACAATGCAGAGATAGAACTAGTCAAGGCCACCTCAGGGAATGCGGCCCTGGCTGCAACCCTTGACCATGATTTTGCCCTTGTTCTCCTCGATGTACAGATGCCAGGGATGGATGGCTACGAGGTAGCTGAACTTATGCGGTGCAACAAAAACACCAAAAACATTCCCATAATATTTGTGACCGCCGAACATAAAGAAAAGGCACAAATATTCAAAGGTTATGATTCAGGAGCTGTGGACTATCTTTTCAAACCACTGGAACCCGTTATTCTCAAGGGTAAGATTGGAGTTTTCCTTGAATTATATCAACACAAGGAAGAACTTGAAAAAAAATCTATCGAACTTGACAATCGTCTCTGTGAGCTTGAAGAGCTCCAGCAACAGTTGGAGGAGACAAATGAACAGCTCACCCTCCTGTCAACCCGGGATGGCTTGACCGGCCTGTTAAACAGGAGATATTTCGATGAGATATACCAGGAGGAGTTACAGCGAAGCCTTCGCCTGGGTTCAGAGCTCTCTCTTTTGTTAATTGATGTTGATAATTTCAAGGCATATAACGATAGCTTTGGCCATCTTGTCGGGGATAATGCCCTCAAGGCCGTGGCCAATGCTCTATGCAAATCGGTCAAGAGACACGTGGACAGGGTTGCCCGTTATGGTGGAGAAGAGTTTGTTGTTATTCTTCCCGATACTGATCTAAAGGGGGCTGAACATGTAGCTGAAAGAATGAGAAATGAGGTCCTCGGGCTTCAGGTGAGCCATCCCCGCAATAAGCCACAGGGATTACTGACAATTAGCCTTGGCGTCTCCTCTGTTATCCCCAAGGCAGATATTGAGTTGAATACCCTCCTAAGCGTGGCCGATGCCCGCCTCTATGCGGCCAAAAATGCAGGAAGAAACTGTTGGCGCTCAGCTATTGACCTGCCAATGTTAGCTGAAACATTGCCCTGA
- a CDS encoding CheR family methyltransferase encodes MSVSSEKIENERLEITLLLEAVFQKYGYDFRDYAGTHTKRRLEHRRLLSGLTTFSEMQHKLIYEEEFFKKLLIDLSINVTEMFRDPWFYKAVRDIVVPHLLTYPFIKIWHAGCSAGQEVYSMAILLEEEDMKRRSQTYATDFNELILKKARKGIYPLDVAREYTSNYIKSGGKNDFSDYYTADDSNVILRSSLRERVLFSSHNLVSDGIFGEMHVIFCRNVLIYFNRDLQEKVLQLFCDSLCPGGFLCLGSKESIQFSKIADSFEAVAGREKIYRKRRLKP; translated from the coding sequence ATGAGTGTCTCGTCTGAAAAAATAGAAAATGAGCGCTTGGAAATCACCCTGCTTCTCGAGGCTGTTTTTCAAAAGTATGGTTATGATTTTCGGGATTATGCAGGCACACATACCAAGAGACGCCTGGAACACCGACGTCTTTTGTCAGGCCTTACAACTTTTTCCGAGATGCAGCATAAGCTTATCTACGAGGAAGAGTTCTTTAAAAAATTACTGATAGATCTCTCGATTAACGTCACGGAAATGTTCAGAGATCCTTGGTTTTACAAGGCGGTAAGAGATATTGTTGTCCCCCATTTGCTGACCTATCCCTTCATCAAAATTTGGCATGCAGGCTGTTCCGCCGGACAGGAGGTATACTCAATGGCGATTCTTCTGGAAGAGGAGGACATGAAGAGAAGAAGCCAGACCTATGCAACTGATTTCAATGAACTTATTCTCAAAAAAGCTCGCAAAGGCATCTACCCCCTTGATGTAGCACGAGAGTACACCTCTAACTATATAAAATCCGGCGGTAAAAATGACTTTTCAGATTACTATACAGCCGATGACAGCAATGTGATACTGAGAAGCTCCCTGAGAGAACGTGTTCTATTTTCTTCCCATAATTTGGTATCCGATGGCATTTTCGGTGAAATGCATGTTATTTTTTGTCGAAATGTGTTGATCTACTTTAACCGAGACCTGCAGGAAAAGGTGTTACAGCTGTTTTGCGACAGTCTCTGCCCGGGTGGTTTTCTCTGTTTGGGATCAAAAGAGAGCATACAATTTTCAAAGATAGCAGATAGTTTTGAGGCAGTGGCCGGCCGAGAAAAAATATACCGCAAAAGACGTTTAAAGCCCTAG
- a CDS encoding hemerythrin family protein — MAVIKWQDTYNTGVEHFDGEHQQIVELIDLMFFTLRDRSGKDVTEEACKEIISYTEQHFIREEQAMRAVAYPYLEEHIAEHSRLKAEMLKLQRGISNNFPKGAAKFYRFIHKWFIIHIQEMDKKYAPYCKEIPEQKCSAALLLAPQGDAKRAVSLC, encoded by the coding sequence ATGGCTGTTATCAAATGGCAGGACACATACAATACCGGGGTTGAACACTTCGACGGGGAACATCAGCAGATTGTTGAGTTAATCGACCTCATGTTCTTCACCCTGCGAGATAGATCAGGTAAAGATGTTACCGAAGAGGCCTGCAAAGAGATCATCTCCTACACCGAACAACACTTTATCAGAGAAGAGCAGGCTATGAGGGCAGTAGCCTATCCATATCTTGAAGAACATATAGCAGAACACAGCCGACTCAAAGCTGAAATGCTCAAACTGCAAAGAGGCATAAGCAACAACTTTCCCAAAGGCGCGGCCAAATTTTATCGTTTCATCCACAAATGGTTCATTATCCATATCCAAGAGATGGATAAAAAATATGCCCCCTACTGCAAAGAGATTCCAGAGCAAAAATGCTCAGCAGCTCTTCTCTTAGCCCCCCAAGGAGATGCGAAGAGGGCAGTTTCCCTTTGTTGA